Proteins encoded in a region of the Zea mays cultivar B73 chromosome 4, Zm-B73-REFERENCE-NAM-5.0, whole genome shotgun sequence genome:
- the LOC100191456 gene encoding T-complex protein 1 subunit delta, producing MAAAAAAAAPSRKTETYTDTKRRDDVRGANIAAARAVADAVRTSLGPRGMDKMICSGDQAQEVIITNDGATILSRMALLQPAARMLAELSRSQDAAAGDGTTTVVVLAGSLLRRAQSLLSAGAHPTAAADALHRLATRAVEILHGMAIPIELSDRESLVKSASTALNSKVVSQYSTLLSPLAVDAALSVVDPAHPDLLDLRDIRIIKKLGGTVDDTELVTGLIFDKKASHAAGGPTRVENAKIAVIQFQISPPKTDIEQSVIVSDYAQMDRILREERNYILGMVKKIKAAGCNVLLIQKSILRDAVTDLSLHYLAKAKILVVKDVERDEMEFITKTLNCLPIANIEHFRTDKLGYADVVEEISVGEGKVVKITGIRDMGRTATVVVRGSNQLVIDEAERSLHDALCVIRCLVNKRFLIAGGGAPEIEMSMQLAAWAKELRGMESYCIKEFADALEVIPYTLAENAGLNPISIVTELRNRHARGEKNAGINVRKGQITNILEENVVQPLLVSTSAITLACECVRMILKIDDIVTVR from the exons atggccgccgccgccgccgccgccgcgccatcCCGCAAGACGGAGACCTACACCGACACCAAGCGCCGCGATGACGTGCGCGGCGCCAATATCGCCGCAGCGCGCGCCGTCGCTGACGCCGTGCGCACCTCGCTGGGACCCCGTGGCATGGATAAGATGATCTGTTCGGGCGACCAGGCGCAGGAGGTCATCATCACCAACGACGGTGCCACCATCCTCTCCCGCATGGCGCTCCTCCAGCCCGCCGCGCGCATGCTCGCGGAGCTATCCCGCTCCCAGGACGCCGCCGCTGGGGACGGCACCACGACTGTTGTCGTCCTCGCTGGATCCCTCCTCCGCCGCGCCCAGTCGCTCCTCTCCGCCGGGGCCCACCcaaccgccgccgccgacgctCTCCACCGCCTCGCGACACGCGCTGTTGAGATCCTCCACGGCATGGCCATCCCCATTGAGCTATCTGACCGGGAATCCCTCGTGAAGTCCGCGTCCACTGCTCTCAACTCTAAGGTCGTCTCCCAGTACTCCACCCTTCtctcgcccctcgccgtcgacgcCGCCCTCTCCGTGGTGGATCCCGCTCACCCTGACCTTCTCGACCTCCGTGACATCCGCATCATCAAGAAGCTTGGTGGCACCGTGGACGATACTGAGCTTGTCACTGGCCTCATTTTTGACAAGAAGGCTAGCCATGCTGCTGGGGGGCCAACTCGGGTAGAGAATGCCAAGATCGCTGTCATACAGTTCCAAATCTCACCACCTAAGACTGACATTGAGCAGAGTGTCATTGTATCGGACTATGCACAGATGGACCGCATACTACGTGAGGAGCGCAATTATATCCTCGGGATGGTCAAGAAGATCAAAGCTGCTGGATGCAATGTTTTGCTCATTCAGAAGAGCATCTTGCGCGACGCGGTCACTGACTTGTCTCTGCACTATCTTGCTAAGGCAAAGATTCTGGTGGTGAAGGACGTGGAGAGGGATGAGATGGAGTTCATCACCAAGACCCTAAACTGTCTTCCCATTGCCAACATTGAGCACTTCCGCACGGATAAGCTTGGGTATGCAGACGTTGTTGAGGAAATCTCTGTTGGGGAGGGCAAGGTTGTGAAGATCACTGGTATCAGGGACATGGGTAGGACCGCCACTGTAGTTGTCAGGGGCTCGAACCAGTTGGTTATTGATGAAGCTGAACGTAGTCTCCATGATGCCCTCTGTGTCATAAG GTGCTTGGTCAACAAGAGGTTTTTGATTGCTGGTGGTGGTGCTCCAGAAATAGAGATGTCAATGCAGCTGGCTGCTTGGGCAAAGGAGCTTCGAGGGATGGAGAGTTACTGCATTAAGGAGTTTGCTGACGCACTTGAGGTCATCCCTTACACACTGGCTGAGAATGCTGGGCTCAACCCAATCTCCATTGTCACCGAACTCAGGAATCGTCACGCCAGAGGTGAGAAGAACGCTGGCATCAACGTCAGGAAAGGGCAGATCACAAACATCTTGGAGGAGAATGTCGTGCAGCCTTTGCTGGTGAGCACAAGTGCCATTACGCTGGCCTGCGAGTGTGTCAGGATGATCTTGAAGATTGATGACATTGTCACTGTTAGGTGA